The sequence below is a genomic window from Theobroma cacao cultivar B97-61/B2 chromosome 6, Criollo_cocoa_genome_V2, whole genome shotgun sequence.
TTTCTGttagatttgaatttgaagatCGATGATGCTCCCatcatgaaaaaataaaatttacatttgatACCGTTTGTAGATTGTACATCAATGGCATGCACCGAGCCCCTAACATATACACCTTCTGGGTCCCCTTGTGGTTGTGTCTGGCCAATTCAAGTTAAGCTCCGCCTTGGTGTTGCCATATACAcattttttcctttggtttcAGAACTGGCTCAGGAGATTGCTGCTAGTGTAAGACTAAACCACAGCCAAGTTCGGATTATGGGAGCAAATGCAGCTAGTCAGGAGCTAGAGAAAAGTACCGTCCTCATTAACCTGGTACCATGGGAAGTAAAATTTGACTCTTCAACTTCATTATTAGTctataagaaattttggaaCAGACATGTCTTCATAAAGCCTTCCCTTTTTGGTTCCTATGAAGTGGTATATGTTCACTATCCAGGTACATATCAATTGTCCATTCTTTTGGGATCTTTTCTGGATAATTTCAATTGTTGGACAGCTTGATGTTCAAGCTGATAATTGTATAACTGAAGCACCTGCTAGAAGATGCATAAGCTGCCTGGTTTTTAGGCTAGTTAATAGGATAATTCTGAATTTAGAAGAAAGGAGTATTTTCCAATTTACTTGCCTAAAGATGTTTTAACACTTTCCTTAAATCTTTCgtctttttgttgttttacAATGTATAGAATACTAAACCGGCAATGCAGCTACTTTGTTGGCGTTTTGAAGTTGTCTTTTGGCTCCTTGAGAGAATAATTTCTCTGATTTTTAAAGACTTTTGGAGACTAATATCTTGCGTCACTTCTGTCTTTCAACTGTACAGGTCTTCCAGCCTCCCCACCTGCAGCAAGTTCCAGTGCTTCTGCTATAGATGATGGGCCATACTCTGGCCATGACAATCATGGAGAAGCAATAAAACCTTTAGGAGTTGATGTGCCTAGGAAGAAGACAGATGGCATAAGACAAAGCCTGATAGCTGTGATTATTTTGTCATGTTTTTCAGCCTTTGTTGTATGCCTGGGGATCATTTGGCTGATTCTCTTGAAATATGGAGCTTGTGTTAAAGAACGAGAACATTTACCTCAAGCTATAAACTCATCTCCAGAAAAACCATCAGGTACTACCATTATGACTAAATTCTCAGAGGGCAGTTCAAAATTGATGCAGTACTTACTCAACTTTTGGTATGAAATCAggcttttttttctcttttggtaTGAAATCaggcttttttttcttacttattcAGCTTCAAAATATCTGTTTTCCGTTCTTTTGTTAATCAGTCATAATTAGTCAAAGGTGCTGTTTGGCCTTAGTCAGACCTCATTTTGTGGCAAATCATGACATTTGAATTCAACAGGGGCTGGGGCTATGATGCAAGGAAGCACGTCCAGTGCTGCATCAATGTCCATTGGTTCTAAAGGGTTGACATATACAGGATTGGCAAAGAACTTCACTTTAAATGATATAGAAAGAGCTACCAATAGCTTTGATGCTTCACGGGTGATTGGGGAAGGAGGTTTTGGCGTTGTCTACAGAGGTATATTAGATGATGGAGCTCCAGTGGCTGTGAAAGCTCTGAAGAGGGAGGATAAACGTGGAGGACAAGAATTCTTGGCAGAAGTGGAGATGCTTAGCCGCCTGCACCACAGAAATCTTGTTAAACTGATTGGTATTTGCACGGAGGACAATATACGCTGTCTTGTGTATGAACTTGTTCCAAATGGAAGTCTTGAATCCCATTTACATGGTGAATATCTTCAAAATAAGTAAATCTGTTTTCATAATTTGCATTGTGTATGATTGGACTGCTATATATTACACCTTAGAGATTGTTTAATTCTTTGAGAAATGCTTTTGAGTAAGTAGTATCCATATGCTCTCAGGAGTTGACAAGGAAACTGGTCCACTTGACTGGGGTGCTCGAATGAAGATTGCTCTTGGTGCAGCTCGAGGCTTAGCTTATTTACATGAAGACTCCAGCCCCCGGGTTATACATCGGGACTTCAAGTCCAGCAACATCTTGCTAGAACATGATTTTACACCTAAGGTTTCAGATTTTGGATTGGCGAGAACAGCATTGGATGAAGGGAACAAATACATCTCAACACATGTAATGGGAACATTTGGGTATGAACTTCTGTATCATCATTCCTGAAACAAtccttttcaattttcatgaccaGTTATCATTTTTCAACAAAGCTAATATGATATTTCCATTCTCTACTGAGAGTCAGCTGTCTGGTTTGCTTAAAATGTGGTTTAGTGCTGTATTgttctttgtttgttttttttttttttaacatccAGTAAACTTATTACTGATAAACTTCTCATTTTCCAGTTACTTGGCTCCAGAGTACGCAATGACTGGTCACCTTCTTGTCAAAAGTGATGTCTATAGCTATGGTGTGGTCCTACTTGAGCTCTTAACAGGGAGGAAGCCTGTGGACTTGTCGCAGCCTCCAGGTCAAGAGAATCTTGTTGCATGGGCTCGTCCACTCCTCACAGCCACGGAAGGTTTAGAAACGGTCATTGATCCAGCCATAAAATCTGATGTCTCATTTGATAGCATTGCCAAGGTAGCAGCAATTGCATCAATGTGCGTGCAACCTGAAGTATCTCATCGTCCTTTTATGGGTGAAGTTGTCCAAGCATTAAAACTTGTGTGTAATGAATTTGATGAGAAAAAGGAGGTAGAATCGAAAGTTTGCGTTCAGGAGGACTTTCCTACCACTGTAGATAGTTTGGTTAGTAGACTTTCGAGTGAGCTTGTGGAAGCTTCAGACACCTATCACCAAGTACCTGGCTGTGATTTTAGTCGTGGGAGCAACATAGCGCTGTCAGCATCAGATTTTTTAAGTATCCCAATGGGACTTGAGGAGCAGGAACCCGGGTCCTTTAGGAGGCACTCATGTTCTGGCCCTGTAGGAACAGGAAGGAGAAGCCATTTCTGGCAGAGAATAAGAAGTTTATCAAGAGGCAGCCGAAGTGAGCACGGATTTTCTGTCAAATTTTGGCCAGGGTCTCGTTAAAATTTTGCTAAAACCCTTGTCATTAAAGTTCTAGTACCTTCGATCAGAAATTGGAGTTGGTTTTCTAAAACAAGAACTGGGAAATTTACTGAATGTGGACTGATGCTTAATGCTATCACATGCACCACATGGaaagttcaaaaaaattttcttgctATGAAATATGTCAATTATGTTTTTTATCAATGCTAGGAATACCAATGATATTGGCATACGATGAACCAAATATGACATCAATTCAGAGGCTTAAGGCGTGACTTTGTTGAATGCCTTGGATATTTTGAGGCATTTTGGATTGAAAGGAGCAAGGCTCAGCTTACTCCTTTTGATTCATTAGCATTTTATCTTGGCTTTAGAATCAACTAACTGTTATATATTGTATATGTAAATGCAGACAAGTTAATCTAAGAATTAGTGGAGCAAGGGACTTTCCTTATAAGCTCAGTTTATCCCATCCAGATTCTTCCTGTCTATCTCCACCAACTACTCTCTTTAAGTAATTTTCCAAAGACCTCTTTTGAGAAAGAGCAAGAGAAAATAGGGGATCCATTATCCCTCCATGATTGTTGCAGAATAGACAGAGAGTTGGAGAATTTTGCAGCCCTCAACATCTCAATCTTTGCGTAGGGGGGAAGGCCATTGAGGATTTTCATTCACGCTATGATCAAGTGTCTTGGAATCTGATGCTGAAACCATATGTATCAGCTTGCGCCATTCACCTTTCCCATGTTAATTTGCACAACCCAACTGCATTTCTAAAACACAAATTCACCGCCATAGCCCATAGGAAATTACGACTACGTGCTTTTCAGCTGACACAGAACCTGCATTAAAATGCCGCGTGAGCTTACTTATCTTGTTATGCCACCTATACTTACCTCTGTGAACCGTTTCCTTGGTTTAGGCAAGGATATAATCAGGGACGGCTATTGGGTAAAGCCATTCAAGGAAGGACTTTAGGCCTCTAATTTGAGGaggttttataattttataatataatttgttatattaaaaatatataaaaataaaaataattaataaaattattattttttatttttttaattatgtatctaataaattttaatttttttatcactttttaatttttaaaatgttatattattttcaatcaattaacgGTTATATGCATTTAATCATCTCCAACAAatctttttctcatttatttctcctatttccaatcaacaaatttaattatttctaacaactattttgtttcctatatacaaaactaattatttcttttttaatgtataatatttacttttgaattcttcttttctcatttgctttttcttcatttttcctttaattttaattttcctcCAAATAATACACAAGAAGTCTGTTATgttattatcttcataaagCCGTGAGCTTTATTTGCGGTTTGTAATAAGCATTCAACAATTaggtattatttttttaatatttatagacttttttactttaatttagaatttatattatattattatattacttttattttatgtggtagttgatttatttaaattaaaaattttgattgttaattttgtattaaccatttaaaaaatataaaaattttacatctcaaaaagttaaaagaataaaaatttaataatttttttaattttaataaaaaaagatctcattgaatatttcattt
It includes:
- the LOC18596152 gene encoding receptor-like serine/threonine-protein kinase ALE2 isoform X1 → MGLQLTVLVMKVCITLSAMSVDGSSVRVSWPPRGLPTETPTVHPIGPGQPPLIQPDPAPSLTRTPPSSGRTRNGELAAAPSSKVSHHSSSINHSPTKALHPQPVLKPPSIAVAPSASSFGSPARDWMHGPASSPSLSFYKHDYAMNGFGDSAPEPSYLIHQPADSQQVPAVSPSQYSIPSWVSPAPALSPTDPSRHFNMPTLQPAISPVGSSLENTKGSPAPVVMALPPPPPNKDCTSMACTEPLTYTPSGSPCGCVWPIQVKLRLGVAIYTFFPLVSELAQEIAASVRLNHSQVRIMGANAASQELEKSTVLINLVPWEVKFDSSTSLLVYKKFWNRHVFIKPSLFGSYEVVYVHYPGLPASPPAASSSASAIDDGPYSGHDNHGEAIKPLGVDVPRKKTDGIRQSLIAVIILSCFSAFVVCLGIIWLILLKYGACVKEREHLPQAINSSPEKPSGAGAMMQGSTSSAASMSIGSKGLTYTGLAKNFTLNDIERATNSFDASRVIGEGGFGVVYRGILDDGAPVAVKALKREDKRGGQEFLAEVEMLSRLHHRNLVKLIGICTEDNIRCLVYELVPNGSLESHLHGVDKETGPLDWGARMKIALGAARGLAYLHEDSSPRVIHRDFKSSNILLEHDFTPKVSDFGLARTALDEGNKYISTHVMGTFGYLAPEYAMTGHLLVKSDVYSYGVVLLELLTGRKPVDLSQPPGQENLVAWARPLLTATEGLETVIDPAIKSDVSFDSIAKVAAIASMCVQPEVSHRPFMGEVVQALKLVCNEFDEKKEVESKVCVQEDFPTTVDSLVSRLSSELVEASDTYHQVPGCDFSRGSNIALSASDFLSIPMGLEEQEPGSFRRHSCSGPVGTGRRSHFWQRIRSLSRGSRSEHGFSVKFWPGSR
- the LOC18596152 gene encoding receptor-like serine/threonine-protein kinase ALE2 isoform X2, giving the protein MATKRTANRNTNCSSYRARSTTIDTTSSGRTRNGELAAAPSSKVSHHSSSINHSPTKALHPQPVLKPPSIAVAPSASSFGSPARDWMHGPASSPSLSFYKHDYAMNGFGDSAPEPSYLIHQPADSQQVPAVSPSQYSIPSWVSPAPALSPTDPSRHFNMPTLQPAISPVGSSLENTKGSPAPVVMALPPPPPNKDCTSMACTEPLTYTPSGSPCGCVWPIQVKLRLGVAIYTFFPLVSELAQEIAASVRLNHSQVRIMGANAASQELEKSTVLINLVPWEVKFDSSTSLLVYKKFWNRHVFIKPSLFGSYEVVYVHYPGLPASPPAASSSASAIDDGPYSGHDNHGEAIKPLGVDVPRKKTDGIRQSLIAVIILSCFSAFVVCLGIIWLILLKYGACVKEREHLPQAINSSPEKPSGAGAMMQGSTSSAASMSIGSKGLTYTGLAKNFTLNDIERATNSFDASRVIGEGGFGVVYRGILDDGAPVAVKALKREDKRGGQEFLAEVEMLSRLHHRNLVKLIGICTEDNIRCLVYELVPNGSLESHLHGVDKETGPLDWGARMKIALGAARGLAYLHEDSSPRVIHRDFKSSNILLEHDFTPKVSDFGLARTALDEGNKYISTHVMGTFGYLAPEYAMTGHLLVKSDVYSYGVVLLELLTGRKPVDLSQPPGQENLVAWARPLLTATEGLETVIDPAIKSDVSFDSIAKVAAIASMCVQPEVSHRPFMGEVVQALKLVCNEFDEKKEVESKVCVQEDFPTTVDSLVSRLSSELVEASDTYHQVPGCDFSRGSNIALSASDFLSIPMGLEEQEPGSFRRHSCSGPVGTGRRSHFWQRIRSLSRGSRSEHGFSVKFWPGSR
- the LOC18596152 gene encoding receptor-like serine/threonine-protein kinase ALE2 isoform X3 — encoded protein: MGLQLTVLVMKVCITLSAMSVDGSSVRVSWPPRGLPTETPTVHPIGPGQPPLIQPDPAPSLTRTPPSSGRTRNGELAAAPSSKVSHHSSSINHSPTKALHPQPVLKPPSIAVAPSASSFGSPARDWMHGPASSPSLSFYKHDYAMNGFGDSAPEPSYLIHQPADSQQVPAVSPSQYSIPSWVSPAPALSPTDPSRHFNMPTLQPAISPVGSSLENTKGSPAPVVMALPPPPPNKELAQEIAASVRLNHSQVRIMGANAASQELEKSTVLINLVPWEVKFDSSTSLLVYKKFWNRHVFIKPSLFGSYEVVYVHYPGLPASPPAASSSASAIDDGPYSGHDNHGEAIKPLGVDVPRKKTDGIRQSLIAVIILSCFSAFVVCLGIIWLILLKYGACVKEREHLPQAINSSPEKPSGAGAMMQGSTSSAASMSIGSKGLTYTGLAKNFTLNDIERATNSFDASRVIGEGGFGVVYRGILDDGAPVAVKALKREDKRGGQEFLAEVEMLSRLHHRNLVKLIGICTEDNIRCLVYELVPNGSLESHLHGVDKETGPLDWGARMKIALGAARGLAYLHEDSSPRVIHRDFKSSNILLEHDFTPKVSDFGLARTALDEGNKYISTHVMGTFGYLAPEYAMTGHLLVKSDVYSYGVVLLELLTGRKPVDLSQPPGQENLVAWARPLLTATEGLETVIDPAIKSDVSFDSIAKVAAIASMCVQPEVSHRPFMGEVVQALKLVCNEFDEKKEVESKVCVQEDFPTTVDSLVSRLSSELVEASDTYHQVPGCDFSRGSNIALSASDFLSIPMGLEEQEPGSFRRHSCSGPVGTGRRSHFWQRIRSLSRGSRSEHGFSVKFWPGSR